A genomic segment from Oncorhynchus clarkii lewisi isolate Uvic-CL-2024 chromosome 12, UVic_Ocla_1.0, whole genome shotgun sequence encodes:
- the LOC139421873 gene encoding probable G-protein coupled receptor 21, whose protein sequence is MMNSSLDLLELELLNLSGPPFCLLDVGYSQILNTCLLEVAIILLLTVLIISGNLVVIFVFHCAPLLQHHTTSAFIQTMAYADLLVGVSCLIPSLSLLHHLKGLDEELTCKVFGYMVSVLKSVSMASLACVSVDRYMAITRPLSYATLATPCRIRACILLIWVYSALVFLPSFFGWGKPGYHGDVVEWCAVEWETRPLFTSFIVALLYAPAAMTVCFTYVNIFRICRQHTREISERRTRFGPQEGSLGQDGQPQHAPACTDKRYAMVLFRITSVFYLLWLPYILYFLLESADIYSHPAASFITTWLAISNSFFNCLIYSLSNSAFRKGLKRLCLFCVQRVDSKKSFSPSPGYGQGPICTRSTCHV, encoded by the coding sequence ATGATGAACTCTTCCCTGGACCTGCTGGAGCTTGAGCTCCTCAACCTGAGCGGCCCTCCTTTCTGCCTCCTGGACGTGGGCTACAGCCAGATCTTAAACACCTGTCTACTGGAGGTAGCCATCATCCTGCTGCTTACCGTCCTCATCATCTCTGGCAACCTGGTGGTGATCTTTGTGTTCCACTGTGCTCCTCTTCTCCAGCACCACACAACCAGTGCCTTCATCCAGACCATGGCCTATGCAGACCTGTTGGTGGGTGTCAGCTGCCTcatcccctccctgtccctcctccaccacctgaAAGGCCTGGACGAGGAGCTTACCTGTAAGGTGTTTGGTTACATGGTTTCCGTGTTGAAGAGCGTTTCCATGGCGTCGCTGGCGTGTGTTAGCGTGGACCGCTACATGGCAATAACACGGCCTCTGTCGTACGCTACCTTGGCGACGCCGTGCCGGATCCGCGCGTGCATCCTCCTCATCTGGGTCTACTCCGCCCTTGTCTTCTTGCCCTCCTTCTTCGGCTGGGGGAAGCCCGGCTACCACGGCGACGTGGTGGAGTGGTGCGCGGTGGAGTGGGAGACGAGGCCACTCTTCACATCGTTCATTGTGGCGCTGCTCTACGCGCCAGCCGCCATGACGGTCTGCTTCACCTATGTCAACATCTTCCGGATCTGCCGGCAGCATACGAGGGAGATCAGCGAGCGCCGCACCCGCTTCGGCCCACAGGAAGGCTCTCTGGGACAGGATGGCCAGCCGCAGCATGCGCCGGCGTGCACGGACAAACGCTACGCCATGGTGCTGTTCCGCATCACCAGCGTCTTCTACCTCCTCTGGCTTCCCTATATCCTGTATTTCCTGCTGGAGAGCGCTGACATCTACAGTCACCCTGCCGCCTCGTTCATCACCACCTGGCTGGCTATCAGCAACAGCTTCTTTAACTGTCTGATCTATAGTCTGTccaacagtgccttcaggaagggTTTAAAACGCCTCTGTTTGTTCTGTGTGCAGCGCGTGGACAGTAAGAAGTCCTTCAGCCCCTCACCAGGGTACGGCCAGGGGCCCATCTGCACACGCTCCACATGCCATGTCTAG